The genomic segment CTGGCCGGTGGTGGCGTCGAGTACCAGCAGGACCTCGTGCGGCGCGCCCGGGATCTGCCGCGCAACGATGCGGTGGATCTTCTCCAATTCCTTCATCAGGTGCGTCTGCGTGTGCAGCCGGCCGGCGGTGTCCACGATCAGCACGTCGAACCCGCGGGCCTTGGCCTTCTCGCACGCATCATGCGCCACCGCCGACGGGTCGGCGTTCTGGCCCTGCTTCACGATCTCGCACCCGATGCGTCCGGCCCATACCGTCAGTTGCTCCACGGCCGCGGCGCGGAACGTGTCGCACGCCGCCAGCAGCACCTTCTTCCCCTCGGACTGGAGCTGGTTCGCGAGTTTGGCAATAGACGTGGTCTTGCCCGACCCGTTCACCCCGGCAATCATCACCACGGTCGGCCCGGTCGGCTGGTAGTTGATGCCCGGGGTGGCGTCGGTGAGGAGCTCGCGGAGCTGCGCCTTCACGAAGACTTCCACCTCGCCGGT from the Frigoriglobus tundricola genome contains:
- the ftsY gene encoding signal recognition particle-docking protein FtsY, producing the protein MLGRLFKGIKAGLAKTKGVFGSVLDVLRGKGRVDQAFLDELEKRLYLADVGTQATRLIVDRVRQAFRDKEITGEVEVFVKAQLRELLTDATPGINYQPTGPTVVMIAGVNGSGKTTSIAKLANQLQSEGKKVLLAACDTFRAAAVEQLTVWAGRIGCEIVKQGQNADPSAVAHDACEKAKARGFDVLIVDTAGRLHTQTHLMKELEKIHRIVARQIPGAPHEVLLVLDATTGQNALTQAEQFSKSVKCTGIVLSKLDGTAKGGSVFAIKQKLGLPVKFVGLGEQIGDMEPFDPDAFVTALFEKE